The Cervus elaphus chromosome 22, mCerEla1.1, whole genome shotgun sequence genome has a window encoding:
- the LGALS1 gene encoding galectin-1: MACGLVASNLNLKPGECLRVRGEVAADAKSFSLNLGKDDNNLCLHFNPRFDAHGDINTIVCNSKDAGAWGAEQRESAFPFQPGSVAEVCISFNQTDLTIKLPDGYEFKFPNRLNLEAINYLAAGGDFKIKCVAFE; the protein is encoded by the exons ATGGCTTGT GGTCTGGTCGCCAGTAACCTGAATCTCAAACCTGGGGAGTGCCTCAGAGTGCGGGGCGAGGTGGCCGCAGACGCCAAGAG CTTCTCGCTGAACCTGGGCAAAGACGATAACAATCTGTGCCTGCACTTCAACCCTCGTTTCGATGCGCATGGGGACATCAACACCATTGTGTGTAATAGCAAGGACGCCGGGGCCTGGGGGGCCGAGCAGCGGGAATCTGCTTTCCCCTTCCAGCCTGGAAGTGTTGCGGAG GTATGCATCTCTTTCAACCAGACGGACCTAACCATCAAGCTGCCTGATGGGTACGAATTCAAGTTCCCCAACCGCCTCAACCTGGAGGCCATCAACTACTTGGCTGCAGGTGGTGACTTCAAGATCAAGTGTGTGGCCTTTGAGTGA
- the LOC122680203 gene encoding chronophin has protein sequence MARCESLRGAALRDVVGRAQGVLFDCDGVLWNGERAVPGAPELLERLAQAGKATLFVSNNSRRARPELALRFARLGFGGLRSEQLFSSALCAARLLRQRLLGPPDTQGAVFVLGGEGLRAELRAAGLRLAGDPSEDPGAAPRVRAVLVGYDEHFSFAKLSEACAHLRDPDCLLVATDRDPWHPLSDGSRTPGTGSLAAAVETASGRQALVVGKPSPYMFECITEHFSVDPGRTLMVGDRLETDILFGHRCGMTTVLTLTGVSRLEEAQAYLAAGQHDLVPHYYVESIADLMEGLED, from the exons ATGGCGCGCTGCGAAAGCCTGCGCGGCGCGGCCCTGCGCGACGTGGTGGGCCGGGCGCAGGGGGTACTGTTCGACTGCGACGGGGTGCTGTGGAACGGCGAGCGAGCAGTGCCGGGCGCCCCCGAGCTGCTGGAGAGACTGGCTCAGGCTGGCAAGGCGACGCTCTTCGTAAGCAACAACAGCCGGCGCGCGCGGCCAGAGCTGGCCCTCCGCTTCGCACGTCTCGGCTTCGGGGGGCTGCGCTCCGAGCAGCTCTTCAGCTCCGCGCTGTGCGCCGCGCGCTTGCTGCGCCAGCGCCTTCTCGGACCCCCGGACACTCAGGGCGCGGTGTTCGTGCTGGGCGGTGAAGGGCTGCGGGCCGAGTTGCGCGCCGCCGGGCTGCGCCTGGCGGGGGACCCCAGCGAGGACCCGGGCGCGGCCCCGCGCGTGCGCGCCGTGCTTGTGGGCTACGACGAGCACTTCTCCTTCGCCAAGCTGAGCGAGGCCTGCGCGCACTTGCGCGACCCCGACTGCCTGCTGGTGGCCACCGACCGCGACCCGTGGCACCCGCTCAGCGACGGCAGCCGGACCCCCG GCACCGGGAGCTTGGCTGCCGCCGTGGAGACAGCCTCGGGCCGCCAGGCCCTGGTGGTGGGCAAGCCCAGCCCCTACATGTTCGAGTGCATCACAGAGCACTTCAGCGTGGACCCTGGCCGCACGCTGATGGTGGGCGACCGCCTGGAGACCGACATCCTCTTCGGCCACCGCTGCGGCATGACCACCGTGCTCACACTCACGGGCGTCTCCCGCCTGGAGGAGGCCCAGGCCTACCTGGCGGCCGGCCAGCACGACCTCGTGCCCCATTACTACGTGGAGAGCATCGCGGACTTGATGGAGGGGTTGGAGGACTGA